A single region of the Streptomyces sp. NBC_00425 genome encodes:
- a CDS encoding short-chain dehydrogenase/reductase, translated as MDDSPLKDRTVVITGAARGVGAALAAALARRGARPALLDHDGAALRATAAALPGTTLALRVDVTDGEALHDAADVVRRRLGPPSAVVANAGVAEAGLFARSDAETWRRVVEVNLVGSAQTARAFLPDLMLTAGYHLQIASLASLGAAPLMSAYCASKSGVEAFAHALRAEVAHRDVAVGLAYLNWTDTDMIRDGDRYAALRELRAQMPFPARRLHSAEAVADRLVRAVEQRRTAVYIPSWLRLAQVGRAAIPPLVLRAARRTLPRLEAEESLLPTGLLGAGGRADRAATATE; from the coding sequence GTGGACGACAGCCCACTCAAGGACCGCACCGTCGTGATCACCGGAGCGGCACGCGGCGTGGGAGCGGCGCTCGCGGCCGCGCTCGCCCGGCGGGGGGCCCGGCCGGCTCTGCTCGACCACGACGGGGCGGCGCTGCGGGCGACGGCCGCCGCGCTGCCGGGCACCACGCTGGCCCTGCGGGTCGACGTCACCGACGGCGAGGCCCTCCACGACGCCGCCGACGTCGTCCGCAGACGCCTGGGGCCGCCGTCGGCGGTCGTGGCGAACGCGGGCGTCGCCGAAGCCGGGCTCTTCGCCCGTTCCGACGCCGAGACGTGGCGACGCGTGGTCGAGGTCAACCTCGTCGGCAGCGCTCAGACGGCCCGGGCGTTCCTGCCCGACCTGATGCTGACCGCCGGCTACCACCTGCAGATCGCCTCGCTGGCGTCCCTCGGCGCCGCCCCGCTGATGAGCGCGTACTGCGCCTCGAAATCCGGGGTGGAGGCCTTCGCCCACGCCCTGCGGGCCGAGGTCGCGCACCGTGACGTGGCCGTGGGCCTCGCCTACCTCAACTGGACCGACACCGACATGATCCGTGACGGCGACCGGTACGCCGCCCTGCGGGAGTTGCGGGCCCAGATGCCGTTTCCGGCCCGGCGTCTGCACTCCGCGGAGGCCGTCGCGGATCGCCTCGTCCGTGCCGTGGAACAGCGCCGGACCGCTGTCTACATCCCCTCGTGGCTGCGTCTGGCCCAGGTGGGCCGGGCCGCGATCCCTCCCCTCGTGCTGCGCGCGGCCCGGCGGACCCTGCCGCGGCTCGAGGCCGAGGAGTCATTGCTCCCGACGGGCCTGCTGGGCGCCGGCGGCCGCGCCGACCGGGCCGCCACGGCCACCGAGTAG
- a CDS encoding GAF and ANTAR domain-containing protein: MEGGVDWRRFAEQMASMARDLLAQDSVGATLERITTSATELVSGCDAAGILVLRDSQVESLAPTDRLVVDSDRLQARLGEGPCFDAARSGTGERVYRIADLTVERQRWPAYAPRAHALGLGSMMGFLLFTEDEDLGALNLYSRRPGAFGEASELAGWLLASHAAVAFSSARTHAQMERAVATRHAIGEAMGILMGSHHLSEEQAFDVLRRYSQENNVKLREVARLVCEKGGLS, from the coding sequence ATGGAGGGCGGCGTGGACTGGCGCCGGTTCGCGGAACAGATGGCGTCGATGGCGCGGGATCTCCTCGCGCAGGATTCGGTCGGCGCCACACTCGAGCGGATCACCACATCGGCCACCGAGCTGGTGTCCGGCTGTGACGCGGCCGGCATCCTCGTGCTGCGGGACTCGCAGGTGGAGTCGCTCGCTCCCACCGACCGCCTGGTCGTCGACAGCGACCGCCTCCAGGCGCGGCTCGGCGAGGGACCGTGCTTCGACGCCGCCCGCTCCGGGACCGGAGAGCGGGTCTACCGCATCGCCGACCTCACCGTCGAGCGTCAGCGCTGGCCCGCCTACGCCCCCCGGGCCCACGCGCTCGGCCTCGGCAGCATGATGGGCTTCCTGCTCTTCACCGAGGACGAGGATCTCGGCGCCCTGAACCTCTACTCGCGCAGGCCGGGCGCGTTCGGCGAGGCGAGTGAGCTGGCCGGCTGGCTGCTCGCCTCGCACGCCGCGGTCGCCTTCTCCAGCGCCCGGACCCACGCCCAGATGGAGCGGGCAGTCGCCACCCGGCACGCCATCGGCGAGGCCATGGGCATCCTCATGGGGAGCCACCACCTCAGCGAAGAGCAGGCCTTCGACGTCCTGCGCCGCTACTCGCAGGAGAACAACGTCAAGCTACGCGAGGTCGCGCGCCTGGTCTGCGAGAAGGGCGGACTCTCGTGA
- a CDS encoding erythromycin esterase family protein → MATDLTDTAHAVEAAAVMKLLARRPRLLALGEPTHGEDTLLDVRNELFRQLVEEEGYRTIAIESDCLAGLAVDDHVAFGAGTLDDVMERGFSHGFGASAANRELVRWMRAFNEGRPAADRLRFASFDGPLEITGGASPRQALTALHAHLAARVDPDLLPCTAQTLDRLLGADDRWLEPAAMTDPSRSVGQSPEAGELRLIADDLVALLDTQTPHLIATTSRDEQDRARLYARTAVGLLRYHHWTADTSPGRMTRLVGLRGRMMAGNLLALAERGPVLAHAHNAHLQREQSSMRMGGRTVRWWSAGALADARLGEEYAFLATAVGTIQSRGVAAPAPDTVEGLLHALPHDRCVVDAARLVAALGDPRPAPRVSPWFGYAPLDPAHLVDCDGIVYVRDLQEV, encoded by the coding sequence ATGGCAACCGACCTCACGGACACCGCCCATGCCGTCGAAGCAGCGGCCGTCATGAAGCTGCTGGCACGGCGGCCCCGACTGCTCGCCCTGGGCGAGCCCACCCACGGCGAGGACACGCTGCTCGACGTGCGCAACGAGCTGTTCCGGCAGCTCGTGGAAGAGGAGGGCTACCGCACGATCGCGATCGAGAGCGACTGTCTGGCGGGCCTCGCCGTGGACGACCACGTCGCCTTCGGCGCGGGAACCCTCGACGACGTCATGGAGCGCGGGTTCAGCCACGGATTCGGCGCCTCAGCCGCCAACCGCGAACTCGTGCGCTGGATGCGCGCCTTCAACGAGGGCCGGCCCGCCGCCGACCGGCTGCGCTTCGCCAGCTTCGACGGCCCGTTGGAGATCACCGGCGGCGCGAGCCCCCGGCAGGCCCTCACCGCGCTGCACGCCCACCTCGCCGCCCGGGTGGACCCGGACCTGCTGCCCTGCACCGCGCAGACGCTGGACCGGCTCCTCGGCGCCGACGACCGGTGGCTCGAACCGGCCGCGATGACGGACCCGTCGCGGTCCGTCGGGCAGTCGCCCGAAGCCGGGGAACTGCGGCTGATCGCCGACGACCTGGTGGCGCTGCTCGACACGCAGACCCCGCACCTGATCGCGACGACCTCGCGCGACGAGCAGGACCGCGCCCGCCTGTACGCACGCACGGCCGTCGGTCTGCTGCGCTACCACCACTGGACGGCCGACACCTCCCCGGGTCGCATGACCCGGCTGGTCGGTCTGCGGGGCCGGATGATGGCCGGCAACCTGCTTGCCCTCGCCGAGCGGGGGCCGGTCCTGGCGCACGCCCACAACGCGCACCTCCAGCGGGAGCAGAGCTCGATGCGGATGGGCGGACGCACGGTGCGGTGGTGGAGCGCCGGCGCGCTCGCCGATGCCCGTCTGGGCGAGGAGTACGCGTTCCTGGCCACCGCCGTCGGCACGATCCAGAGCCGCGGGGTGGCCGCCCCGGCGCCGGACACCGTGGAAGGACTCCTGCACGCGCTCCCGCACGACCGCTGTGTCGTCGACGCCGCCCGTCTCGTCGCCGCACTCGGCGACCCGCGTCCCGCTCCGCGCGTGTCGCCCTGGTTCGGCTACGCGCCGCTCGACCCGGCCCACCTCGTCGACTGCGACGGGATCGTCTACGTCAGGGACCTTCAGGAGGTCTAG
- a CDS encoding MerR family transcriptional regulator has protein sequence MGRNLQSGGRLRPIDLARGHGLSTQAVRNYEEAGILPAADRTVHGYRTYTPLHARALAAFLALVPGHGHPTATAIMRAVNAGALDEAFRWVDESHARLLEDRRTLNAVERALHDLTPATASATAPGAAPPRAAGLFIGVLADRLGIRPATLRAWERAGLVRPRRDPVTGYRVYDEADVRDVRLAHQLRRGGYLLEQIAPLITQVRAAGGLEPLEGALGDWRRRLAARGRALLNGAAELEAYLRERE, from the coding sequence GTGGGACGAAACCTTCAAAGCGGTGGACGGCTCAGGCCGATCGACCTGGCGCGCGGGCACGGCCTGTCCACGCAGGCCGTCAGGAACTACGAGGAGGCCGGCATCCTTCCGGCCGCCGACCGCACCGTTCACGGCTACCGCACCTACACGCCGTTGCACGCGCGGGCCCTGGCCGCGTTCCTGGCCCTCGTGCCCGGTCACGGCCACCCGACGGCGACGGCGATCATGCGGGCCGTGAACGCGGGCGCGCTCGACGAGGCCTTCCGCTGGGTCGACGAGAGCCACGCACGGCTGCTGGAGGACCGCAGGACCCTCAACGCCGTGGAACGCGCCCTGCACGACCTGACGCCCGCCACGGCGTCCGCGACCGCACCCGGCGCCGCGCCCCCGCGGGCGGCCGGCCTGTTCATCGGAGTGCTGGCCGACCGGCTCGGCATCCGGCCCGCGACGCTGCGCGCATGGGAGCGCGCCGGTCTGGTGCGTCCGCGGCGCGACCCGGTGACCGGATACCGCGTCTACGACGAGGCCGATGTGCGGGACGTGCGACTTGCGCACCAACTCAGGCGGGGCGGCTACCTGTTGGAGCAGATCGCCCCGCTGATCACCCAGGTGCGGGCGGCCGGTGGACTGGAGCCGCTGGAGGGAGCGCTGGGCGACTGGCGCCGCCGGCTGGCCGCGCGCGGGCGGGCCCTGCTGAACGGCGCGGCCGAGCTGGAGGCGTATCTGCGCGAGCGTGAGTGA
- a CDS encoding STAS domain-containing protein: MNTVKIAARDAATGPVIEIVGDLDHATAHELRDFVARTGLRPGQLMVLDLARLEFCDSSGITALIAARNHAVAAGADVALAAVPANTLRVLRIVGLDQVFPLHPDAHSATGDRPTTAPPGQHPRGRGR, from the coding sequence GCCACCGGACCCGTGATCGAGATCGTCGGCGACCTCGACCACGCCACCGCGCACGAGCTGCGCGACTTCGTCGCCCGCACGGGCCTGCGTCCCGGCCAGCTCATGGTCCTCGACCTGGCGCGACTGGAGTTCTGCGACTCCAGCGGCATCACCGCCCTGATCGCGGCCCGCAACCACGCGGTCGCCGCCGGGGCCGACGTAGCCCTGGCCGCCGTGCCCGCCAACACACTGCGCGTCCTGCGGATCGTCGGACTCGACCAGGTCTTCCCCCTCCACCCCGACGCGCACTCGGCCACCGGCGACCGCCCCACCACCGCGCCGCCCGGACAGCACCCGCGCGGCCGGGGCCGCTGA